From Anaerohalosphaeraceae bacterium, the proteins below share one genomic window:
- a CDS encoding PEP-CTERM sorting domain-containing protein (PEP-CTERM proteins occur, often in large numbers, in the proteomes of bacteria that also encode an exosortase, a predicted intramembrane cysteine proteinase. The presence of a PEP-CTERM domain at a protein's C-terminus predicts cleavage within the sorting domain, followed by covalent anchoring to some some component of the (usually Gram-negative) cell surface. Many PEP-CTERM proteins exhibit an unusual sequence composition that includes large numbers of potential glycosylation sites. Expression of one such protein has been shown restore the ability of a bacterium to form floc, a type of biofilm.): MFKAKKPQVCTSSISGYSATLIPEPATLGLLALGGVLLRKRRNHLYKTPNVLIK; encoded by the coding sequence GTGTTCAAAGCAAAAAAACCACAGGTCTGCACCTCCAGCATTTCAGGATACAGCGCCACGCTCATTCCGGAGCCGGCGACGCTGGGGCTGCTGGCCCTGGGCGGAGTGCTGCTGCGAAAACGTCGAAATCATCTTTACAAAACCCCCAATGTTCTGATAAAATAG